In Plasmodium falciparum 3D7 genome assembly, chromosome: 5, the following proteins share a genomic window:
- a CDS encoding trafficking protein particle complex subunit 8, putative, translated as MASYIEEEIRNIINDIYLSTILIDSSKIVKREISFFLGISVNDLFQPFGLCDSFINDDNEKIDLKLNASININYLNKNNTLNEKVIENKNFKIRFINANEYEDVKLEYLDKILIDTISYNEPEYSDIYNEQNLHAYFKKNEKDNISLNKKYFEYICANSTVLHKDIKKDIVKNIEENKREQYKENIEKRKYYPYDNNTYDNHTYNNITYNNKSGNVLSQSSSYDYITNSDGNDNDDIDNQICKNRYMNNIQKYNAFSLPWFNTYFKTSWTYTHLFNNSSCTPLGIVYICSTRDNNVIDLYKSMIKNNIKRNNAYMNANIPKCIILLHISNNHDDDIETDVQKLFVNIQSTFLNYKCHLLIIKAHRFLNAYEKYERNGRNKNQEVKRKIYHHDNMKNDMSENLNKNSKDHSFESSSDNNFQSSITYELKNNNFLNNKLYHDEQEESYNQNNHITNKMVYSYNNNNNNDDNYDDNNGDNNDDNNGDNNGDNNDDNNDDNNDDNYDETKMRKKEETLTCSDKNQKSRIDEKNKKYVNNVDHLNNIQKLYMNHLSIHFSDFFLDDGIKVARNINDIEESIKIKKDICSDMNSIYEYILSDKILCISKKMPLYIDGIYFCCCLDYIDIISLKMFIHNFIKTCVIPYISMLTNDINNLILSNKKSLKNQLKFMWRKTKLNFTSSDAATFVAEQTSNVLMNVAQNVLVSPNENKNDESVKGADVSVVNDAKDGLDERGHLIEEEENDKRDEKFDKRDEKFDKRDEKYDKKDEKYDKRDEKYDKRDEKYDKNIQNNLNEPSLFNVSNNESGLKLFGRRDSSFQFFRRAASNNSSSSTKNLVEGKNYHKESLEWFYKTLSDIYFILNEFELSYNVLKICINEFKHDKMYFYLGSIYELISLCIHHMDHVNKKDSLYYLDLSYQMYHKCYYLNNMFICCILNYYLSLIYDEHNESSSINILINANVDFSYLEEKLATENMKLSKFFIQNNNIRSGLLLEQITYSYKKEKIDQSYNFNEFIKNLNTYNKIITNMVNKNVHYYLADNMKKTKKKKKEQINEEINTLNNKDNNIDQMKSDNNNMISLMKDNKNVSTNLMSYDNMSTLTNNKDFHTTDICNNMENNNDKKKDIDIIPTYSNNKINNEIIFDENNINEKYPNNKQTKNKKDDRHENINIENINNKLSIMTQNNNNNNNIMFVKNKNYKYRKYLFEMTLAGHTFNKCGFKRLALFCYSNVLKKYEQKVFMKHIYEHLHFMMARQAFSINLYYEALNHYICILNSITNNYEKSYILNKQIDIYTTSVDKEVNFIREFAYVYKIYVDKVLNKFLKSSKKKHTSNNNSDGHINNNNSNSDDHINNNNNNSDVPSHMNNPGNNHNESSSQNNYEQKKKKMNRINYFSDDNTEDIIKPLNLRIPFINLRNSESLFVNSLYISKTNIYNNDKNRDINFFHIYESNIYKMKNYDTTLNDMHHILTRNISHVSSSLLHEFNYMYIMYKKFINNVYNEATDITYDEFVDRQEMENNEKEENYINSNNDRKQDSYDIYEMNNDYNIKKDSKEESENTLRYIKSLNLYTPYINEKDRNEFKKYIKELKNKMINCLEITNNTQIKDIYQKSINNEEIKINTQYIQYITKGDYIFVSFQLINPLYTKIECQGTHICAYYYNERVNKDILVEKKIFILEPRQARMCTLYIKPQKKGLLFISGVTWHLFGLVKIYQSFYIHGFRKIQKKFNKMHALKYDEIYNCEDNIQKKEKIKHLKKEMNKYTWSNNIGMLEKKSLKKMSYYDIDQRLLLYVYEKCYKFSFEFVNIYLNRNESKKLMNGEINEDENKITVNNYEIDMIELFEGEYVESIFKITNYSEGDINYMALCITPCNLFMCYKIVHCGVEWGSQEYVLCNEKKNFERTNNNNNNNNGNNNGNNNGNNNGNNNDNNNDNNNDNNNGNNNDNNNYNNNGECRWDGEEKKNTIHKIRINKQLSIHNELYTNENVDKDINVFKQKFKHKNIQHIIINGDIKKEDTFSLYFQVNTTYSGLHKCMMTMFCKKKNDEQMNKENKSSSNYLDILNQKKEGCYLFMRLMNVIPLIKLKIYSPLSIIHNDKYNYIYLSFENMCKRDIYIRNIYLHYVLNEKWLNMYIKRNEKKKYMKNIEDVHIFECISKKDDKHDGDSCIMSYYYNSKLYNFYSQNNNCLYIKKNEKSTFLFYTEKIDLQNMCTCYLFLEWSLKGDENIRSGILQKDMKFSNDIIKFSMENIETDIYMNNEKEKKVQICINIQNNTNIDLKECYIHADEIDAMHTLSFIKNHIDDNNEFVNLSILNTHDQEDNNISIKGVYGVNGVNSVNGVNSVNGVNSINGVNDAYDDNVNQYLTRNVTICRDNTNYNDTHIIYGKNNGTPYNEEPIQDNDMLKRDPIIYNQNEKNKDILFFPDNPKELIENNTCLYNDGVIKNIYTDEQNQNEDNKTTNICSFSYNKKIKDDIYHIQRNITKQIDLFNYNFITARFRYKKNFEISMLQKSFISSNNRSSTLLKNRDMLVPNNNNLFFFRKDKIFTHGDDMFSSWDKIPILKKNSSKEKNKDDQLINDSFIQNNRSFDDTLFKERRKKKKIYNVIKYNTYYTHNYDDTNSLIPIRRTNKKYKDKKQQEIDQENEEKEEKEEKEEHEIKEIQMENKKGKEKQKDKTKVMVETGNDQNMYYKQLSMNKYVTLNGYIYTGLVQRYIKRLKKYQKKKLYFNLIFTQEGIYNINKFHVIFKLNDKLFIFKPLNNIIVQVHK; from the exons ATGGCTAGTTATATTGAAGAAGAaattagaaatattataaatgatatTTATCTATCTACCATTTTAATTGATAGTAGTAAAATTGTAAAAAGGGAAATATCATTTTTCCTTGGTATAAGCGTAAATGATTTGTTTCAACCATTTGGTCTTTGTGATTCATTTATAAATGATGACAATGAGAAAATCGACCTGAAATTGAACGCaagcataaatataaattatttaaataaaaataatactttaaatgaaaaggtaattgaaaataaaaattttaaaatacgATTTATAAATGCAAATGAATATGAAGATGTCAAGTTAGAATATCTTGATAAAATTTTGATTGATACTATTTCATATAATGAGCCAGAATATtctgatatatataatgaacaaaatCTGCAtgcatattttaaaaaaaatgagaaagacaacatttctttaaataaaaagtactttgaatatatatgtgctaaTTCAACTGTACTACATAAAGATATCAAAAAAGATAtagtaaaaaatattgaagaGAATAAAAGAGAGCAATACAAAGAAAATAtcgaaaaaaggaaatattatccatatgataataatacatatgataaccatacatataataacattacatataataataaaagtggTAATGTCCTTTCTCAATCTTCTagttatgattatataacaaatagcGACGggaatgataatgatgatatagataatcaaatatgtaaaaatagatatatgaataatatccAAAAATATAATGCATTTTCTTTACCTTGgtttaatacatattttaaaacatCGTGGACCTATACACATTTGTTTAATAATTCGTCATGTACTCCTTTAggtattgtttatatatgtagTACAAGGGATAATAATGTTATTGATCTATATAAATCAatgattaaaaataatataaaaagaaataacgCTTATATGAACGCTAATATACCCAAGTGTATTATTCTTCTTCATATTTCAAATAACCATGATGACGATATAGAAACAGATGTTCAGAAATTATTTGTAAACATACAATCaacttttttaaattataagtGTCATTTGTTAATAATTAAAGCACATCGATTTTTGAATGcctatgaaaaatatgaacgtaatggaagaaataaaaacCAGGAAGTcaagagaaaaatatatcatcatgataatatgaaaaatgacATGAGTGAAAATTTGAACAAAAATTCAAAGGATCACTCTTTTGAAAGTAGCagtgataataattttcagAGTTCGATTAcatatgaattaaaaaataataattttttaaacaataaattatatcATGATGAACAAGAAGAATCATATAACCAAAACAATCATATAACTAATAAAATggtttattcatataataataataataataatgatgataattatgatgataataatggtgataataatgatgataataatggtgataataatggtgataataatgatgataataatgatgataataatgatgacaaTTATGACGAAACAAAgatgagaaaaaaagaagaaaccCTGACTTGTTCTGATAAAAATCAGAAAAGTAGAATagatgaaaaaaacaaaaaatatgtcAATAATGTAGaccatttaaataatatccAAAAGTTATATATGAATCATTTAAGTATACATTTTAGcgatttttttttggatgATGGTATAAAGGTTGCCagaaatattaatgatatcgAAGAAagtatcaaaataaaaaaggatattTGTAGTGATATGAATAgtatttatgaatatatattgtcagataaaatattatgtattagTAAGAAAATGCCTTTATATATTGATgggatatatttttgttgttgtttagattatattgatattatatctctaaaaatgtttattcataattttataaaaacttGTGTTATACCATATATTAGTATGTTAACTAATGATATCAATAATTTGATTttaagtaataaaaaaagtttaAAAAATCAGTTAAAATTTATGTggagaaaaacaaaattgaACTTCACTTCCTCTGACGCAGCAACATTTGTTGCTGAGCAAACAAGTAACGTTTTAATGAACGTAGCACAAAATGTGTTGGTATCGcctaatgaaaataaaaatgatgaaagtGTAAAGGGAGCTGATGTTTCTGTTGTGAATGACGCGAAGGATGGTTTGGATGAGCGTGGTCATTTAattgaagaagaagaaaatgataaaaggGATGAAAAATTTGATAAAAGGGATGAAAAATTTGATAAAAgggatgaaaaatatgataaaaaggatgaaaaatatgataaaagggatgaaaaatatgataaaagggatgaaaaatatgataaaaatattcaaaacaACCTTAATGAACCATCCCTTTTTAATGTATCAAATAATGAATCAggtttaaaattatttggtAGAAGAGATTCATCATTTCAATTTTTTAGACGAGCAGCTAGTAATAATTCATCATCTAGTACTAAAAATTTAGTAGAAGGGAAGAATTACCACAAGGAATCCTTAGAATGGTTTTATAAAACGTTGAgtgatatttatttcattttaaatgaatttgaattatcatataacgttttaaaaatatgtataaacgAATTTAAACATGATAagatgtatttttatttaggAAGTATATATGAATTGATTAGTTTATGTATTCATCATATGGATcatgttaataaaaaagattcattatattatttagatCTGAGTTACCAAATGTATCataaatgttattatttaaataatatgtttatatgttgtatattaaattattatttatcattGATTTACGATGAACATAATGAATCATCatctataaatattttgataaatGCTAATGTagatttttcttatttagaAGAAAAGTTAGCAACAGAAAATATGAAACTCTCAAAATTCTTTATtcaaaacaataatataagatCTGGATTGTTACTTGAACAAATTACATATAgttataaaaaggaaaaaattgaTCAGTCGTATAATTTTAACGAGttcattaaaaatttaaatacttataataaaataataacgaACAtggtaaataaaaatgtgcattattatttagcagacaatatgaaaaaaacaaagaaaaaaaaaaaagaacaaataaatgaagaaataaatacattaaataataaagataacaATATTGATCAAATGAAAtctgataataataatatgatatctCTGATGaaggataataaaaatgtaagtaCAAATTTGATGAGTTATGATAATATGTCTACTCTAACAAATAATAAGGATTTCCATACCACTgatatttgtaataatatggaaaataataatgataagaagaaagatatagatattataccaacttatagtaataataaaataaataatgaaataatatttgatgaaaataatataaacgaaAAGTATccaaataataaacaaacaaaaaataaaaaggatgatagacatgaaaatataaatatagagaatataaataataaactaAGTATAATgacacaaaataataataataataataatataatgtttgtaaaaaataaaaattataagtatcgaaaatatttatttgaaatGACATTAGCTGGTCATACATTTAATAAGTGTGGTTTTAAAAGGTTAgctttattttgttattcaaatgtattaaaaaaatatgaacagaAAGTATTTATGAAACATATTTATGAACATTTACATTTTATGATGGCTCGTCAAGCGTTtagtattaatttatattatgaggCATTAAATCATTACATATGTATTCTTAATTCCATcacaaataattatgaaaagtCGTATATCCTAAACAAacaaatagatatatatacaacTTCTGTAGATAAAGAGGTCAATTTTATAAGAGAGTTTgcttatgtatataaaatatatgtagacAAAGTTTTAAACAAATTCTTGAAAAGTAGTAAAAAGAAGCATAccagtaataataatagtgatggtcatataaataataataatagtaatagtgatgaccatataaataataataataataatagtgatgTGCCAAGTCATATGAACAACCCAGGAAACAATCATAACGAGTCATCAAGTCAAAACAATTATGagcagaaaaaaaaaaaaatgaatagaataaattattttagcGATGATAATACAgaagatattataaaacCATTAAATTTAAGAATcccttttattaatttaaggAATTCTGAAAGTTTATTTgttaattctttatatatttccaaaacgaatatatataataatgataaaaatcgtgatattaatttttttcatatttatgaaagtaatatttataaaatgaaaaactaTGATACAACTTTGAATGATATGCATCATATTCTGACAAGAAATATATCTCATGTGAGTTCGTCCCTTTTACAtgaatttaattatatgtacattatgTATAAGAAGTTCAtcaataatgtatataatgaGGCAACCGATATAACATATGATGAATTTGTGGATAGACAAGAAatggaaaataatgaaaaagaggagaattatataaatagtaataatgatAGGAAACAAGACtcttatgatatatatgaaatgaataatgattataatataaaaaaggataGTAAAGAAGAATCTGAAAATACtttaagatatataaaatcattGAATTTATATACgccatatataaatgaaaaggatAGAAATGAATTTAAGAAATACATAAAGGAGttgaaaaacaaaatgataaattGTTTAGAAATTACTAATAATACACAAATCAAAGATATATACCAAAAAAGTATTAATAACGAAgaaatcaaaataaatactcagtatatacaatatataactAAAGgagattatatatttgtttccTTTCAGTTGATTAATCCATTATATACAAAGATAGAGTGTCAGGGTACACATATATGTGCATACTATTACAATGAAAGGGTGAATAAAGATATTTTGgttgaaaagaaaatatttatcttGGAGCCTCGCCAAGCAAGGATGTGTacgttatatataaaacctCAAAAGAAAGGATTGCTCTTTATATCgg GTGTGACGTGGCATCTTTTCGGGCTAGTGAAGATTTACCAAAGCTTCTACATCCATGGGTTTAGAAAAATAcagaaaaaatttaataaaatgcaTGCACTAAAATATGACGAGATATACAACTGTGAAGATAATATTcagaagaaagaaaaaatcaaacatttgaaaaaagaaatgaataaatatacatgGTCTAATAATATAGGTATGCTTGAAAAAAagagtttaaaaaaaatgtcctATTATGATATTGATCAaaggttattattatatgtttatgaaAAGTGTTATAAGTTTTCTTTTGAGTTTGTGAATATCTATCTAAATAGGAATGAATCGAAGAAACTTATGAATGGTGAAATAAATGAGGATGAAAACAAAATTACTGTAAATAATTATGAGATAGATATGATAGAACTATTTGAGGGTGAATATGTTGAAAGCATATTTAAGATTACAAACTATTCAGAGGGTGATATAAATTACATGGCTTTATGTATAACTCCATGTAACTTATTTATGTGTTATAAGATAGTACATTGTGGAGTTGAGTGGGGATCACAAGAATATGTATTGtgtaatgaaaaaaagaattttgaAAGgacaaacaataataataacaataataatggcAATAATAATGGCAATAATAATGGCAATAATAATGgcaataataatgacaacAATAATGACAAcaataatgacaataataatggcaataataatgacaataataattataataataatggtgaGTGTCGGTGGGATggtgaagaaaaaaaaaatacaatacaTAAGATcagaataaataaacaacTTTCTATACATAATGAACTGTATACGAACGAAAATGTtgataaagatataaatgtgtttaaacaaaaatttaaacataaaaatattcaacacataataattaatggtgatataaaaaaagaagataccttttctttatatttccaAGTTAATACAACATATTCAGGTTTACATAAATGTATGATGACCAtgttttgtaaaaaaaaaaacgatgAACAAATGAACAAAGAAAATAAGAGTTCTTCAAATTATTTAGATATCCTTAATCAGAAAAAAGAAGGATGTTATCTTTTTATGAGATTAATGAATGTAATCcctttaataaaattaaaaatatattcaccATTAAGTATTATTCACAATgacaaatataattatatatatttgtcttTTGAAAATATGTGTAAGagagatatatatattaggaaTATATATCTGCATTATGtgttaaatgaaaaatggttaaatatgtatataaaaagaaacgaaaaaaaaaaatatatgaaaaatatagaagatgtacatatttttgaATGTATATCTAAAAAGGATGATAAACATGATGGTGATAGTTGTATCAtgtcttattattataatagcaaattatataatttttattcacaaaataataattgtttatatataaagaaaaatgaaaaatcaacttttctattttatacAGAAAAAATTGATTTACAAAATATGTGTACGTGTTATCTATTTCTTGAATGGTCATTGAAAGGAGATGAGAATATAAGAAGTGGGATTTTACAAAAAGACATGAAATTTtctaatgatataataaaattttctatggaaaatatagaaacggatatatatatgaataatgaaaaagaaaaaaaagtacaaatttgtataaatatacaaaataatacaaatatagaTTTAAAGGAATGTTATATACATGCCGATGAAATTGATGCAATGCATACATTgtcttttataaaaaatcatatcgatgataataatgaatttgtgaatttatctatattaaaTACGCACGACcaagaagataataatatatccatAAAAGGTGTATATGGTGTTAATGGTGTAAATAGTGTTAATGGTGTAAATAGTGTTAATGGTGTAAATAGTATTAATGGTGTTAATGATgcatatgatgataatgttaATCAATATTTAACAAGAAATGTAACAATTTGTAGAGATAatacaaattataatgataccCATATAATTTATGGTAAGAACAATGGAACACCTTATAATGAGGAACCCATACAAGATAATGATATGTTAAAAAGAGAtcctattatatataatcaaaatgaaaaaaataaggatatattattttttcctgaTAATCCGAAGGAATTAATAGAAAATAACACATGCCTTTATAACGATGGTgttataaagaatatatatacagaTGAACAAAACcaaaatgaagataataaaacaacAAATATTTGTTccttttcatataataaaaaaatcaaagatgatatatatcatatacaaAGGAATATTACAAAACAAATTGATttgtttaattataattttataacagCTAGATTtagatataaaaagaattttgAAATATCTATGTTACAAAAAAgttttatatcatcaaatAATAGAAGTAGtacattattaaaaaataggGACATGTTAGTaccaaataataacaacttgtttttttttcgaaAGGATAAGATCTTTACACATGGTGATGATATGTTTTCGTCTTGGGATAAAATTCCAATACTCAAAAAAAATTCGtcgaaagaaaaaaataaagatgatcAATTAATTAACGATTCgtttatacaaaataatagatCATTTGATGATACACTTTTTAAAGAAAGacgaaagaaaaaaaaaatctataatgttataaaatataatacgtattatacacataattatgatgataccAATTCTTTAATACCAATAAGGAGAACCAACAAAAagtataaagataaaaaacaACAAGAAATAGACCAAGAGAACGAAGAAAAGGAagaaaaggaagaaaaagaagaacatGAAATTAAAGAAATCCAAATGGAAAACAAGAAGGGGAAGGAAAAGCAAAAGGATAAGACAAAAGTAATGGTAGAAACAGGAAATGATCAAAACATGTATTATAAGCAATTATCTATGAACAAATATGTTACATtaaatggatatatatacactGGATTAGTTcaaagatatataaaaagattaaaaaagtatcaaaagaaaaaattatattttaatctCATTTTTACACAAGAAGggatatataacataaataaattccATGTCATCTTTAAATTGAATGATaaactatttatatttaagcCCCTGAATAATATAATCGTGCAGGTACATAAATGA
- a CDS encoding actin-like protein, putative, with the protein MDTYNDILSIVIDLGFENTKVGYAGDENPTNVFSSNVGMPLDLDRKIKEEVYKKCLCTKDEFYQHNLIYPLFYLEGLENTCIKPCLYLDNKNNFNINEDVFEKIFCMNVRGDRYVTNLFERRVKNLVGNKLYKQTSLGSEFVDNEDNGDITNDDNNNNDNNNNDDDNNNNNNDNIKENHNNIHNNDSNNPDCTHDDHLSPLQLWGIENNHFDLDTIENNMVDVNNIKNMLNKYNNISCGFNENIEFFSYLFSIPNMRNKEIKVKIAELLFEKYKVPAIYFNPKAILSGFSYNKNVCSVVDVGSCYTDFSLCNDGTIDNKNYKIYNIGGNTIDYFLEELLGKYNTQYCSPYYEHYKNYNKENIHSDYHNIAKYLPLKDLKIYLCEVADNEKKIYDAKNMNFNENIDIYILPDGQNINITKFNNIAPEIFFTPSLLQNSNKLNHHLNNLFTKEDNFQGTPQTLFHLLKNLNSIKYRDSLINNVIITGSSTLLNNFNQRFEKEFNEININQNNTNLPNVHILNSGKSDKQYSSWKGGSILASFKNFNSFFVTRKEYQEYGFEIINRKC; encoded by the coding sequence ATGGATACATACAACGACATATTAAGTATTGTTATCGATTTAGGATTTGAAAATACAAAAGTTGGTTATGCGGGAGATGAGAATCCTACGAATGTGTTTAGTTCAAATGTTGGCATGCCCCTAGATTTagatagaaaaataaaagaggAAGTGTATAAAAAGTGTTTATGTACAAAAGACGAATTTTATCaacataatttaatttatcctTTATTTTATCTAGAAGGTTTAGAAAACACTTGTATAAAACCTTGTTTATATCttgataataagaataattttaatattaatgaagatgtatttgaaaaaattttTTGCATGAATGTTAGAGGGGATAGGTACGTTACCAATTTATTTGAAAGAAGGGTAAAAAATTTGGTAGGTAATAAGTTGTACAAACAAACAAGTCTAGGAAGTGAATTTGTTGATAATGAGGACAATGGTGACATtacaaatgatgataataataataatgataataataataatgatgatgataataataataataataatgataatataaaggagaatcataataatatacataataatgatagtaataatcCCGATTGTACACATGATGATCATTTAAGTCCTCTTCAATTATGGGGAATTGAAAATAACCATTTTGATTTGGACACGATCGAAAATAACATGGTggatgttaataatataaaaaatatgctaAATAAGTATAATAACATTAGTTGTGgatttaatgaaaatatcgaatttttttcttatttattctCTATACCTAATATgagaaataaagaaataaaagtaaaaatagctgaattattatttgaaaaatataaagtacccgctatttattttaatccCAAAGCTATATTAAGTGgtttttcttataataaaaatgtttgcTCAGTTGTTGATGTTGGATCTTGTTATACAGATTTTTCATTATGTAATGACGGTACCAtcgataataaaaattataaaatttataatattggaGGAAATACTATAGATTATTTTTTAGAAGAATTATtaggaaaatataatacacaatATTGTTCTCCATATTATgaacattataaaaattataacaaagaaaatattcattcagattatcataatatagcAAAATATCTGCCATTAAaagatttaaaaatttatttatgtgaAGTAGCAGataacgaaaaaaaaatttatgatgcaaaaaatatgaattttaatgaaaatatagatatttatattttgccTGATGgacaaaatattaatattactaaatttaataatatagctcctgaaatatttttcacaCCATCCTTGTTACaaaattcaaataaattaaatcatcatttaaataatttatttacaaaAGAAGACAATTTTCAAGGAACACCACAAACCTTgtttcatttattaaaaaatttaaattcaATAAAATATAGAGATAGCTTAATAAACAATGTTATTATAACTGGATCATCGACTTTATTAAATAACTTTAATCAACGATTTGAAAAAGAATTTaatgaaattaatataaatcaaaataatactaACCTTCCAaatgttcatattttaaattcGGGAAAATCTGATAAACAATATTCTTCTTGGAAAGGTGGAAGTATTCTTGCTTCtttcaaaaattttaattctttttttgtaaCTCGCAAGGAATATCAGGAGTATGGTTTTGAAATTATTAATAGAAAGTGTTGA